In Gimesia sp., a single genomic region encodes these proteins:
- a CDS encoding DUF1552 domain-containing protein — MTNLLQRRTFLKGLGTTLSLPLLDIMQPQPGILSAATAAGKPPVRTAFIFFPNGVIGPSWFPTSTGSGYEMPQSLKPLADLKSDINVISGLAQINARALGDGPGDHARCASVYLTSVHPTKTSGADIKAGISVDQVAAQQVGHKTRLPSLELGLTRGRNAGQCDSGYSCAYSSNVSWRSPSTPTSKEIVPKLAFERLFGGGAEREKERARHLKDRQSILDLVKHDADQLKKQLGKNDKRKIDEYFTSVREIEQRIERSTQHEKIKPPEMRLPDGIPTELQEHARLMYDILLLAFQTDSTRIATFMVGNAGSNRTYPMVGVNSGHHALSHHRNDDKKIADIQKIDEYLISQFGYFLKRLKATPEGNSNLLDNSMICYGSAIGDGNRHTHHDLPIILAGKGGGTIKTGFHHQVKTETPLANLYLSMLDRMGTDVTAFGDSTGRLSIIDS; from the coding sequence ATGACAAATCTTCTACAACGTCGTACATTCCTGAAAGGTCTCGGGACGACACTGTCGCTGCCGCTGCTGGATATCATGCAGCCTCAGCCCGGCATTCTGTCAGCCGCCACCGCTGCGGGAAAACCACCGGTGAGAACCGCGTTCATCTTCTTCCCGAATGGTGTGATCGGACCATCCTGGTTCCCCACATCAACTGGATCGGGTTACGAAATGCCTCAGTCTCTGAAGCCGCTTGCCGATCTGAAATCGGACATCAATGTGATTTCGGGGCTGGCCCAGATCAATGCCCGTGCTCTGGGTGATGGCCCAGGTGACCATGCCCGTTGTGCCTCGGTTTACCTGACCAGCGTGCACCCGACCAAGACCAGTGGTGCCGACATTAAAGCCGGTATCTCAGTCGACCAGGTCGCCGCACAGCAGGTAGGTCATAAGACCCGCTTGCCTTCGCTGGAACTGGGACTGACGCGCGGTCGTAACGCCGGCCAGTGTGACTCGGGTTACAGCTGTGCTTACTCGTCCAACGTCTCCTGGCGTTCGCCTTCCACGCCGACCTCGAAAGAGATCGTGCCCAAACTGGCATTCGAACGTCTGTTTGGCGGCGGTGCCGAGCGGGAAAAAGAACGTGCCCGTCACCTGAAGGATCGCCAGAGTATTCTGGACCTCGTCAAGCACGACGCTGATCAGTTGAAGAAACAGCTGGGCAAAAACGACAAGCGGAAGATTGACGAGTACTTCACCAGCGTGCGTGAAATCGAACAGCGGATTGAACGCAGCACACAGCATGAAAAGATCAAACCGCCCGAAATGCGGCTGCCGGATGGAATCCCCACCGAGCTGCAGGAACATGCCCGCCTGATGTACGACATCCTGTTGCTGGCGTTCCAGACCGATTCCACCCGCATCGCCACTTTCATGGTGGGGAATGCCGGTAGCAACCGGACGTATCCGATGGTGGGTGTCAATTCCGGTCACCATGCACTGTCACATCATCGCAACGATGATAAGAAGATCGCCGATATTCAGAAGATCGATGAATATCTGATTTCTCAGTTTGGTTACTTCCTGAAGCGTCTGAAAGCGACTCCCGAAGGAAACAGCAATCTGCTGGACAACTCGATGATCTGCTACGGCAGTGCCATCGGCGACGGGAACCGGCACACGCACCACGATCTGCCAATTATCCTGGCAGGTAAAGGGGGCGGAACGATTAAGACCGGCTTCCATCATCAGGTCAAAACCGAAACGCCGCTGGCGAACCTGTATCTCTCGATGCTGGATCGGATGGGCACAGACGTGACCGCCTTTGGTGACAGCACCGGACGTCTGAGCATTATCGATTCCTGA
- a CDS encoding YHYH protein: MRLLTLCCFATLGCAAPLPLFGYPPPGFGPAGFGSSNTSATNQVKVVIKGNYRYIYSNGIPDHQPGRFPNRNNPNTIRPQQYEFRVTMEPKATRNPTPVSHSPFGVASNGVVFDAATAEFWNRNRSSGWNYEAKSGKINLGLDQSNAHVQPTGSYHYHGLPTGLIQKQGKTGEVTLIGVAADGFPIYAQFGYSDANDATSAVRKMKSSYRIKQGNRPGGPRGRYDGTFVADYEYVADAGALDECNGRVGVTPEYPEGIYHYYITEDFPYIPRLWRGTPDPSFMRRGPGPGQRGPSGRRGFGPPPFGGPPPGFGQGQGSGRSFSN; this comes from the coding sequence ATGCGACTGCTTACGCTCTGCTGTTTCGCGACGCTCGGATGTGCCGCCCCCCTCCCCCTGTTTGGATATCCACCTCCCGGGTTCGGACCCGCGGGTTTCGGATCCTCGAATACCAGTGCGACGAATCAGGTCAAGGTGGTCATCAAGGGGAACTACCGCTACATCTATTCCAACGGGATTCCCGATCACCAGCCGGGCCGGTTTCCGAATCGGAACAATCCGAATACGATTCGACCGCAGCAGTATGAATTCCGTGTAACCATGGAACCAAAGGCGACCCGCAACCCCACGCCCGTATCGCATTCCCCGTTTGGAGTCGCCAGCAATGGTGTGGTCTTCGATGCAGCGACCGCGGAGTTCTGGAATCGGAACCGCAGTTCAGGCTGGAACTATGAAGCCAAGTCGGGAAAGATCAATCTCGGATTGGATCAGAGCAATGCCCATGTCCAGCCGACCGGCAGCTATCACTATCATGGTCTGCCGACGGGACTGATTCAGAAGCAGGGGAAAACAGGTGAAGTCACGCTGATCGGTGTGGCCGCAGATGGCTTTCCAATTTATGCCCAGTTTGGCTATAGCGATGCGAACGATGCCACGAGCGCGGTTCGCAAAATGAAATCGAGCTATCGAATCAAGCAAGGGAATCGACCGGGTGGCCCGCGCGGCAGGTATGACGGGACCTTTGTGGCTGACTATGAATATGTCGCGGATGCGGGTGCCCTGGATGAATGCAACGGACGCGTGGGTGTGACCCCCGAATACCCGGAAGGGATCTATCACTACTACATCACCGAAGATTTCCCCTATATCCCCCGTCTGTGGCGCGGGACGCCGGATCCGAGTTTTATGCGACGCGGCCCCGGACCGGGACAGCGTGGTCCCAGTGGACGACGTGGCTTTGGTCCGCCCCCCTTTGGTGGTCCTCCTCCGGGATTCGGACAGGGCCAGGGATCGGGACGGAGCTTCAGTAATTGA
- a CDS encoding tripartite tricarboxylate transporter permease codes for MESTFITAIQNIATPEVLLVIFLSAVYGLFVGSIPGLTATMAVALLIPLTFYLDNLSAIAAIVTLEACSIFAGDIPTTLVRIPGTPSSAAYTDDAYALTRRGLHETSLGISLVFSVFGGLFGALVLIFAAPQLAKIAFQFTTYEYFWLYVLGLSCAAIVSTGSRLKGALALMIGLMFATVGLSEVHSVPRFTFGFDELFTGINFIPAMIGLFGLSEVFRNTLTSKTDEAAEKLQSAVKEDDDHSLLRHLKPVFGGVLPQFWKRKFSWLRSSCIGSTIGMIPGAGADIAAWISYAVSKKFSNTPEEYGKGSLDAVGDATSANNSALAGAWIPALVLGIPGDSVTAIVIGVLLMKNITPGPEIFQNTEQLVLVHGIYLTFIIANLLLIPLGFLAIRSGSQLVRIPRRILMPMILMFCVVGAYSINGSYFDVWVMLGMGMLGFVLEVFDVPLGPVVLGIILGGQLEQSFVQNLTKDDSLLSFFNRPISAGLGLFCIALWLVPVIMPLIRKKSATT; via the coding sequence ATGGAATCGACATTCATTACCGCGATACAGAATATAGCAACTCCCGAAGTCCTGCTGGTGATCTTTCTCTCGGCCGTCTATGGTCTGTTTGTGGGATCCATCCCGGGACTGACGGCGACCATGGCTGTCGCGCTGCTGATCCCGCTGACGTTCTATCTGGATAACCTCTCCGCCATCGCCGCGATTGTGACGCTTGAAGCCTGCAGCATCTTCGCCGGAGACATACCTACCACGCTGGTCCGCATACCGGGGACACCCTCTTCAGCCGCCTATACCGACGATGCCTATGCGCTCACCCGTCGCGGACTGCACGAGACTTCGCTCGGCATCTCACTGGTATTCAGCGTGTTCGGTGGCCTCTTCGGGGCACTGGTGTTAATCTTCGCCGCCCCACAACTGGCGAAAATTGCGTTTCAGTTTACCACCTATGAATACTTCTGGCTTTACGTGCTCGGCTTAAGCTGTGCCGCCATCGTCTCGACCGGCTCCCGCCTCAAAGGCGCTCTGGCGCTGATGATCGGCCTGATGTTCGCGACCGTCGGTCTGAGCGAAGTTCACAGCGTGCCTCGCTTCACCTTCGGCTTCGATGAACTCTTTACCGGCATCAACTTCATCCCCGCGATGATCGGTCTGTTCGGTCTCTCGGAAGTCTTCCGCAATACGCTGACCTCGAAGACCGACGAAGCTGCGGAAAAACTGCAGTCAGCAGTTAAAGAAGACGACGACCATTCACTGCTCAGACATTTGAAGCCGGTCTTCGGCGGCGTGCTGCCCCAGTTCTGGAAGCGAAAATTCAGCTGGCTCCGTTCGAGCTGCATTGGCTCTACCATCGGCATGATTCCCGGCGCGGGAGCCGACATCGCGGCCTGGATTTCGTACGCGGTCTCCAAGAAGTTCTCGAACACACCCGAGGAGTACGGTAAAGGTTCCCTTGATGCCGTCGGCGATGCCACCAGTGCGAACAACTCGGCACTCGCCGGCGCCTGGATTCCCGCCCTGGTATTGGGGATCCCCGGCGACTCGGTCACTGCGATTGTGATCGGCGTCCTTTTGATGAAGAACATCACCCCCGGTCCGGAGATCTTTCAGAACACCGAACAACTGGTGCTCGTGCATGGCATCTATCTCACGTTCATCATCGCCAACCTGTTGCTGATTCCGCTCGGCTTCCTGGCAATTCGCAGCGGTTCACAACTGGTGCGCATCCCTCGCCGCATTCTGATGCCGATGATTCTGATGTTCTGCGTCGTCGGTGCCTACTCGATCAACGGAAGTTACTTCGACGTCTGGGTCATGCTCGGCATGGGCATGCTCGGTTTTGTACTTGAAGTCTTCGATGTTCCCCTCGGTCCGGTCGTGCTCGGAATCATCCTCGGGGGGCAACTGGAACAGTCGTTCGTGCAGAACCTGACTAAGGACGACAGCCTGCTCTCGTTCTTTAATCGTCCTATCTCCGCGGGGCTGGGACTGTTCTGCATCGCGCTCTGGCTGGTGCCGGTGATCATGCCTCTGATCCGCAAGAAGTCCGCCACAACCTGA
- a CDS encoding tripartite tricarboxylate transporter substrate-binding protein, with the protein MNLRAIIRVSVLSRSILCCLLLLMSGCAAESIDDYPDRPITVICPWSVGGATDRTSRQLAVFLEQELKVPVNVINATGGRGVTGHSRGLNARPDGYTLAIITGELNMLHWQDLTSLTWHDAEPIMSLVDGAGAVFVKQDSQFKTIKELRDFVEQNPGKLTATGTAAGGIWHLALAGWLDFCGLNASDIKWIPMNGAGPSLQELASGGVDLVCCSLPEAKTLYESGQVRCLGVMAEEPLAEFPDVPTFASQGMDWNISGWNGLAVPKGTPAPIVEKISTAVKKITDGEITVQGKTFPESMRDAGLSTRYRANDEFAVFLEENDETLGKLLTSDAFKKMSSRGTGPLVFPGLLAIAMCVILGCLAVQKKVHALAPDVSKDTVTSQGIVNTALVLLGIVAYQLFAEQLGFLLTAGAIMFLLLWKLGTRWWISALITVCLIPGIYTLFANLLRVPLPRGVLGW; encoded by the coding sequence ATGAATCTGCGCGCGATCATTAGAGTAAGTGTCCTGTCCAGGTCGATCCTCTGCTGCCTGCTCCTGTTAATGAGTGGATGTGCTGCGGAATCAATTGATGATTATCCCGATCGACCCATCACCGTCATCTGTCCCTGGTCAGTCGGAGGTGCCACCGATCGCACTTCAAGACAACTGGCGGTCTTCCTCGAACAGGAACTCAAAGTTCCCGTCAACGTCATCAATGCCACCGGCGGACGCGGCGTGACCGGACACAGTCGCGGCCTGAATGCCCGTCCCGACGGTTACACGCTGGCCATCATCACCGGCGAACTCAACATGCTGCACTGGCAGGATCTGACTTCGCTGACCTGGCACGATGCAGAACCCATCATGTCGCTCGTCGATGGGGCAGGGGCCGTGTTCGTCAAACAGGATTCTCAATTCAAAACCATCAAGGAACTCCGCGACTTTGTGGAACAGAATCCCGGCAAGCTGACGGCAACCGGAACCGCAGCCGGGGGGATCTGGCATCTGGCACTGGCCGGCTGGCTCGACTTCTGTGGACTCAACGCCAGCGATATCAAATGGATTCCCATGAACGGTGCCGGCCCTTCATTGCAGGAACTGGCCAGTGGCGGTGTGGACCTCGTCTGCTGCAGCCTGCCTGAAGCCAAGACCTTATATGAGTCCGGTCAGGTCCGCTGCCTGGGAGTCATGGCCGAAGAGCCACTGGCGGAATTTCCGGATGTTCCCACCTTCGCCTCTCAGGGCATGGACTGGAACATCTCCGGCTGGAACGGACTGGCGGTTCCCAAAGGGACGCCCGCACCCATTGTCGAGAAGATCTCCACCGCGGTCAAAAAAATCACCGACGGCGAAATTACCGTGCAGGGCAAAACCTTTCCCGAATCAATGCGGGACGCCGGTCTAAGCACCCGCTACCGCGCCAATGACGAATTTGCTGTCTTCCTGGAAGAGAACGACGAAACGCTGGGCAAGCTGCTGACCAGCGACGCTTTCAAGAAGATGTCTTCCCGGGGGACGGGGCCACTGGTCTTCCCCGGACTTTTGGCGATTGCCATGTGCGTCATTCTCGGTTGCCTGGCCGTTCAGAAGAAAGTTCACGCACTGGCCCCTGATGTCTCCAAAGATACCGTCACGTCACAGGGCATCGTCAATACCGCGCTGGTGCTGCTGGGGATCGTGGCCTATCAATTGTTCGCCGAACAACTGGGCTTCCTGCTGACAGCGGGGGCCATTATGTTCCTGCTGCTCTGGAAACTGGGGACCCGCTGGTGGATCAGTGCCCTGATCACAGTCTGCCTGATTCCCGGCATCTATACCCTGTTTGCCAACCTGCTTCGCGTTCCGCTTCCACGCGGCGTCCTGGGCTGGTAA
- the lgt gene encoding prolipoprotein diacylglyceryl transferase produces the protein MSHVYPTLAYLQWDINRVLFEVGPIKIRYYGLFFTAGFICGYLLLRWIFRTEKRNLDDVESLLIYMVLGTIIGARLGHCLFYHPMEYLSDPIRLLQIWNGGLASHGAAVGITLSAWLYSRKHRDQPLLWLLDRLAIPVALAGFFIRIGNFFNSEILGRASDVPWAVVFRDGLGLSPEEKLIPRHPVMLYESLCYGFIFVLLLLVYRKYKERTPRGLLIGLFFITVFTARFVLEFFKLRQAAFAENLPLSVGQMLSIPLVIAGILFLLYRRPAPPLEEEIALQTPREPAAKA, from the coding sequence ATGAGTCACGTATATCCAACGCTTGCCTATCTCCAGTGGGACATTAACCGTGTGCTGTTTGAAGTCGGTCCGATCAAGATCCGTTATTACGGGCTCTTCTTCACCGCCGGGTTTATCTGTGGTTACCTGCTGCTTCGCTGGATCTTTCGTACCGAAAAACGCAACCTGGACGATGTTGAATCGCTGCTGATTTACATGGTGCTGGGAACGATTATCGGTGCCCGTCTCGGTCACTGTCTGTTCTATCATCCCATGGAGTATCTCAGCGATCCGATCCGCTTACTTCAGATCTGGAATGGAGGGCTGGCCAGTCACGGTGCCGCCGTCGGGATTACCCTCTCGGCCTGGCTCTACTCACGCAAACACCGCGATCAACCGCTGCTCTGGTTGCTGGATCGACTTGCCATCCCCGTTGCGCTGGCCGGCTTTTTTATCCGCATCGGTAACTTCTTTAACTCGGAAATTCTCGGGCGGGCCAGCGATGTTCCCTGGGCTGTGGTCTTCAGAGATGGGCTCGGACTCAGTCCCGAAGAGAAGCTGATTCCCCGTCATCCGGTGATGCTTTACGAATCTCTGTGTTACGGCTTCATCTTTGTTCTGCTGCTGCTCGTTTACCGGAAGTACAAGGAACGCACGCCTCGCGGACTGTTGATCGGACTCTTCTTCATCACCGTCTTCACCGCCCGTTTTGTGCTGGAGTTCTTCAAGCTCCGTCAGGCAGCATTCGCGGAAAATCTCCCCCTCAGTGTGGGGCAGATGCTGAGTATTCCACTCGTGATTGCCGGCATCTTATTCCTGCTTTATCGCAGGCCAGCACCCCCTCTGGAAGAAGAAATCGCCCTGCAGACGCCGCGAGAACCGGCCGCGAAGGCATAA
- a CDS encoding DUF1592 domain-containing protein translates to MRLLPTLTRIPLPCSPREICFAVCGLLCVFAVNTVQAEVSSVEKSEKLFNTKVKQFISKYCLDCHTGQGSEAGLALEKFTTRTSILEKREEWEKIVQRIQIQSMPPKDAGELPTDKEREDVLAWFDDALYGVDCSGDINPGRVTIRRLNRNEYNNTIRDLVGVDFSPAENFPSDDVGYGFDNIGDVLSLPPLLMEKYLDAAEQISEKAIFANTPDSYPWNKISDKQFKKEGAVTVRKSGAGFHSRGTLKASLNLKQDGEYEIRIIAGSTPAGDEAAKMEVKLDGKPLKTFEVAADRNSPEKYMPPKAIKLPKGKHELEISFLNDFYDPDGPANKRDRNLYVNEVAVRGPMGKLPDNVPASHHQIITCTPENGRSERYCAERIFKPFMEKAFRRPVSRNEMKPIVELVNATVESGRTFEQGVQVGIQAVLVSPHFLFRIEGLQDSADESYSIENVAQYELASRLSYFLWSTMPDERLFSLAGQGRLDDPRTLRMEIKRMLADPKSKAFVENFAGQWLNLRNLDELNPDPRKFRGFNSQLKADMRQETEEFFAYIMREDRSVVEFINADYTFMNENLAKFYGNDKVKGEKFQKVSLDKSRRAGLITQASILTLTSNPGRTSPVKRGKWIMENILGTPPPTPPPNVPELEEATEGKKNMSLREQLALHRKIPGCASCHDQMDPLGLGFENFDAVGRWRTKEGKHKIDASGKLPDGQTFESPVELIGILEQQKDGFCRSLTEKMLTYAIGRGTEYYDKCAIDAITANFTAKGYRFSELVTEIVLSDPFLKREKGSRK, encoded by the coding sequence ATGCGATTGTTGCCCACGTTAACTCGAATTCCCCTCCCCTGCTCTCCGCGAGAAATCTGTTTCGCTGTCTGTGGTCTGTTGTGCGTTTTCGCTGTCAACACGGTGCAGGCCGAAGTGTCGAGTGTCGAGAAGTCGGAAAAACTGTTCAACACAAAAGTCAAACAGTTCATCAGTAAGTACTGTCTGGACTGTCACACGGGTCAGGGATCAGAAGCCGGGCTGGCGCTGGAGAAGTTCACCACGCGGACCAGTATTCTGGAGAAGCGTGAAGAGTGGGAAAAAATCGTCCAGCGGATTCAGATTCAATCGATGCCTCCCAAGGATGCCGGCGAGCTGCCGACTGATAAAGAGCGCGAAGATGTTCTCGCCTGGTTCGACGACGCGTTGTACGGCGTTGACTGTTCGGGCGATATCAACCCCGGTCGTGTGACAATTCGTCGTCTGAACCGCAATGAATACAACAATACAATCCGGGACCTGGTCGGCGTGGACTTCTCGCCTGCCGAAAACTTTCCTTCGGACGATGTTGGCTACGGCTTTGATAACATCGGCGACGTCCTCTCACTGCCGCCGCTGTTGATGGAAAAGTATCTCGATGCCGCTGAGCAGATCTCCGAGAAAGCAATCTTCGCGAATACGCCGGACAGCTATCCCTGGAATAAAATTTCTGACAAACAGTTTAAAAAAGAAGGTGCCGTCACGGTTCGTAAGAGTGGCGCCGGGTTCCATTCGCGGGGTACGCTGAAAGCGTCCTTGAATCTGAAACAGGATGGCGAATACGAAATCCGCATCATTGCCGGTTCGACACCAGCCGGAGATGAAGCCGCCAAGATGGAAGTCAAACTGGATGGTAAGCCGCTGAAAACGTTTGAAGTGGCCGCGGACCGGAATTCTCCCGAGAAGTACATGCCGCCCAAGGCAATCAAGCTGCCCAAGGGAAAGCATGAACTGGAAATCTCGTTCCTCAATGATTTTTACGATCCCGATGGCCCAGCCAACAAGCGGGACCGGAACCTGTACGTGAATGAAGTCGCGGTGCGGGGACCGATGGGTAAACTGCCCGATAACGTGCCTGCTTCGCATCATCAGATCATCACCTGCACGCCGGAGAATGGTCGTTCAGAACGTTACTGTGCCGAGCGGATTTTCAAACCGTTCATGGAGAAAGCCTTCCGTCGCCCTGTCTCTCGAAACGAGATGAAGCCGATCGTGGAACTGGTCAACGCGACTGTGGAATCGGGTCGGACGTTTGAGCAGGGTGTGCAGGTCGGTATCCAGGCGGTTCTGGTTTCCCCCCACTTCCTGTTCCGCATTGAGGGACTGCAGGATTCAGCAGATGAATCGTACAGCATCGAGAATGTGGCTCAATACGAGCTGGCTTCGCGGCTGTCTTACTTCCTGTGGAGCACCATGCCCGACGAGCGACTGTTCAGCCTGGCCGGACAGGGACGACTGGACGATCCCCGCACGCTGCGTATGGAAATCAAGCGTATGCTGGCCGATCCCAAATCGAAAGCGTTTGTGGAAAACTTCGCTGGTCAGTGGTTGAACCTGCGAAACCTGGATGAACTGAATCCCGATCCCCGGAAGTTCCGGGGCTTCAACTCGCAACTCAAAGCAGACATGCGTCAGGAGACCGAAGAGTTCTTCGCTTACATCATGCGGGAAGATCGCAGCGTGGTGGAATTCATCAACGCTGACTACACCTTCATGAATGAAAACCTGGCGAAGTTTTACGGTAATGACAAAGTGAAAGGGGAAAAGTTTCAGAAGGTCAGCCTGGACAAATCCCGACGCGCCGGTCTGATAACCCAGGCCAGTATTCTGACGCTGACTTCAAACCCGGGGCGAACTTCTCCGGTTAAACGGGGTAAATGGATTATGGAAAATATTCTGGGCACCCCGCCTCCAACACCTCCGCCGAATGTGCCTGAACTGGAAGAAGCGACCGAGGGCAAAAAGAACATGAGTCTGCGTGAACAACTGGCGTTGCACCGCAAGATTCCCGGCTGTGCGTCCTGTCACGATCAGATGGATCCATTAGGCCTGGGCTTTGAAAACTTCGATGCAGTCGGCCGCTGGCGCACTAAAGAAGGTAAGCATAAAATCGATGCCTCGGGTAAATTACCCGATGGTCAGACATTTGAGAGCCCCGTAGAATTAATCGGGATTCTGGAACAGCAGAAAGACGGATTCTGCCGATCTTTAACAGAGAAGATGTTGACGTACGCCATTGGTCGAGGCACCGAGTATTACGATAAATGTGCCATCGATGCGATCACCGCGAATTTTACCGCCAAAGGGTATCGTTTTTCGGAGCTCGTCACCGAAATTGTTCTCAGCGATCCCTTCCTGAAACGTGAGAAAGGTTCTCGAAAATGA
- a CDS encoding sigma-70 family RNA polymerase sigma factor: MALTDIDKNLLKRCLAEEPGAWKDFVDRFIGLFTHVIHHTAHARSIRVTDNDIDDLLSEVFLVLLANDYRVLRNFRGQSSLATYLTVVSRRVIVKKMVERRMAEALGHVSTSSRIERVSDEQTRQQQALEDQEEIQNMIRQLPPADAQIVEQYHLQGKSYQQISSDLDIPENSIGPTLTRARNRMRENKSRTRTL, from the coding sequence GTGGCTCTCACGGATATTGATAAAAATTTGCTCAAACGCTGCTTAGCAGAAGAGCCGGGTGCCTGGAAAGACTTCGTAGACCGGTTTATCGGCCTGTTTACACACGTCATCCACCACACCGCTCACGCCCGCAGTATTCGTGTGACCGACAACGACATTGACGATCTCTTGTCCGAAGTCTTTCTGGTTCTGCTGGCCAATGACTACCGTGTGCTCCGCAACTTCCGTGGACAGAGTTCTCTGGCCACTTATCTGACCGTGGTTTCCCGTCGCGTGATTGTAAAAAAAATGGTCGAGCGACGGATGGCTGAAGCTCTGGGGCATGTCTCTACCTCTTCGCGCATCGAACGTGTCTCCGACGAACAGACCCGTCAACAGCAGGCCCTTGAGGATCAGGAAGAGATCCAGAACATGATTCGCCAGTTGCCTCCGGCAGACGCTCAGATTGTGGAGCAATATCACCTGCAGGGAAAGTCTTACCAGCAGATCAGCAGTGATCTGGACATCCCGGAAAATTCGATCGGCCCCACACTCACTCGGGCACGCAATCGCATGCGGGAAAATAAATCCCGGACACGCACGCTCTAA